The following are encoded together in the Candidatus Methanoperedens sp. genome:
- a CDS encoding methanogenesis marker 6 protein, giving the protein MEKITKMIVINSSKLLPSDVAMKLYETKDDIMVKETCFGIMVSGERAVLDPLLSNIRKLDPYGIFIKERGFAPGEPFRCRATRRGGARPGFHNLETEDKILPHIANALKSLDRGEIPGPKKQTKKLDIDKLKAIIKETEVSK; this is encoded by the coding sequence ATGGAAAAAATAACTAAAATGATCGTGATAAACTCATCAAAATTACTCCCAAGCGATGTTGCTATGAAGCTTTATGAAACAAAAGATGATATCATGGTAAAGGAAACCTGTTTTGGTATTATGGTTTCCGGGGAACGCGCGGTACTGGACCCGCTCCTTTCGAACATTCGCAAATTAGACCCATACGGCATTTTCATAAAAGAGAGGGGCTTTGCGCCGGGTGAACCTTTTCGCTGCAGGGCTACCAGGCGCGGCGGGGCAAGACCGGGATTTCACAACCTTGAAACTGAAGATAAGATATTGCCCCATATTGCAAATGCTTTAAAATCCCTTGACAGGGGCGAGATCCCGGGCCCAAAGAAGCAAACAAAAAAACTTGACATCGATAAACTAAAAGCAATAATAAAAGAAACAGAGGTATCAAAATGA